Proteins co-encoded in one Arachis hypogaea cultivar Tifrunner chromosome 13, arahy.Tifrunner.gnm2.J5K5, whole genome shotgun sequence genomic window:
- the LOC112734804 gene encoding uncharacterized protein, with protein MVGVTRKDWARKLDDALWAYRTAFKTPIRRSSSQLIYGKSCHLSVELEHKAFWATKLLNLDSQAVGEKRLLQLNELDEFRLEAYENAKIYQERAKDGMTRKSQKEILNQGSKCYCIIPGSRLFLVSSSPNQLDLIW; from the coding sequence ATGGTTGGGGttacaagaaaagattgggcaagGAAGTTGGATGATGCCCTTTGGGCATATAGAACTGCATTCAAAACCCCAATTAGGAGGTCATCATCTCAGCTGATTTATGGAAAGTCCTGCCACCTCtctgtggagcttgaacacaagGCTTTTTGGGCTACTAAGCTTCTCAATCTTGACTCTCAAGCAGTAGGAGAGAAAAGACTGTTGCAACTCAATGAATTGGATGAGTTCAGACTGGAAGCCTATGAGAATGCGAAGATATACCAGGAGAGGGccaaagatggcatgacaagaaaatcgCAAAAAGAGATTTTGAACCAGGGCAGCAAGTGTTATTGTATAATTCCAGGCTCAAGACTTTTCCTGGTAAGCTCAAGTCCAAATCAACTTGACCTTATCTGGTGA